One Triticum dicoccoides isolate Atlit2015 ecotype Zavitan chromosome 4B, WEW_v2.0, whole genome shotgun sequence genomic window carries:
- the LOC119292680 gene encoding Fanconi anemia group I protein-like — protein MGRRAGEREESEPELDEEDVGSIRRGVRELPRRREKDGRVRYSRRDTLSTSMWLRTASRVRPGTPHHSRHPSALRRPRGMTPLTEAIYSSRRRSKYIIHSVSLSGAYLGSFCCSSIRDERMLAISARRAAPSGIGGTGTPPALSLHAPARACLKAPASAAFSSLLNAPSWPSPTLLAVASLLRDLPVSFRSRVPDCLSKVLSLLPGADVQDLPTLAYQLLLLASKPLHPQLVLAGLLRFFGGRHGARVRAPPSIARQVEGTVLMHVAFAVKQDPALAREVVTAVKANAAGVLNGFAVAVLLSVARVRRFNDSAVGVLRDAATTSRRDYRTSRRCKWLPDRLKEESAEAAHCVEKALLKAVAESIGGREHVVPSIVQVGFLLLEASNGDPGDEDVPDEGVMSTEEIGVNMLKSLFETHEMARTEIIEQCKFRILSAKPQQSAPVLRLLGCLVRSHPFPMLEYVAHLKELLDYFAFMNDRISTGLINCILPLTKFSRDLKDYIILVVRKAMFKREDAVRIAATNAIVELIVTESEYRKNEANPFQDSSSQPSSSQQPEIHRVVGVELFQELSGLLRRCLSQQARVKTVLYEGLIRIVTSDPDVADNVLDFLWPHFVNYYIENAECPLKMDSCFKVENAKVCMVEPLDCLLSCVTCILRAQQNSKCHRPRDAYWKCFGFAPSQDNEVGRSSSRDLFMKGLSNIQKYLRKCLTEDQRGQTQEAGSASSSLEIVQCHNVFMPGIVEVFVDFAASKLAEAADEPKEKLEKEILELVDAHSGFERKTSKSREKVAPRRGDSRGATDRQTNEPKENSNASLLKLHEKRGEFMNSSLYELVVMCTKQCHADKYDKGSQRPSQSKLNQSSSLLSFVLKACLEMFRSLTAKSSGLAIGNLRRTLYEDVKNFAQPIVKLIWWFMLDSEQENGGFKKNTTQGKRTVENKKDQLYLALTCFKELFKLSVSEDRSSDIIDLLISSAPSNIEDMMEADQLHDNDTTVTENPEKRGAHVFLNILKMLYARALSQSLSRESEAVSELIFGISRKLHPDQRHLVGHWAAGLCRKNTVQSPTTAQEMVKLAVHLMTTPDDMILVHEMTTELKKLIASGDEESVDSSEAFLIVNCKTKNSLVAVFLHMVESSLIELEWGLGKLKAMLTLGYGSSNVDEDQPADERMQRMFLEEAFYSRSTSVVHVLSSFTHMSLKDSQAEQFLKLTAKFYKLLARISKSQIAPKGYKQFIPGLKFQKMAEVTCRMLTAPLYNFVFTLQESEQPHKKRILAKIKRESKCIPDLIFQVEDYEKYLIQLSKLTKVNLLRHAKRSVARDFRIQPKEKAAEEEREGDSPPASAASPESDPEEDAEGPDVPADENLQASAQHDDAVQDSESDGEEEEVLAHRKRANANQIVQDSESDGEEEEVLARRKRGKTSQMVQDSESDGEEEEMLARRKRAKTNQIIQDSESDEDAEGE, from the exons ATGGGACGGAGAGCCGGCGAGCGGGAGGAGAGCGAGCCGGAGCTTGACGAAGAGGACGTTGGCTCCATTCGCCGCGGCGTCCGGGAACTGccgcggcggcgagagaaggacggtCGCGTCAGGTACTCGAGACGCGACACGTTGTCGACCTCGATGTGGTTGAGGACGGCCTCGAGGGTGCGGCCTGGgacgccccaccactcgcgccATCCTTCggcgttgaggcggccgcggggaATGACGCCGTTAACGGAGGCGATCTACTCTTCGCGGCGGCGCTCGAAATACATCATCCACAGCGTTTCGTTGTCGGGCGCGTACCTCGGCTCGTTCTGTTGTTCCTCCATCAGGGACGAGCGGATGCTGGCGATCTCCGCCCGCCGTGCCGCCCCTTCGGGCATCGGTGGCACCGGGACGCCGCCGGCGCTCAGCCTCCATGCCCCGGCACGCGCATGTCTGAAGGCACCGG CCTCCGCTGCCTTCTCCTCCCTCCTCAACGCGCCCAGCTGGCCGTCTCCGACCCTCCTCGCCGTCGCCTCCCTCCTGCGCGACCTCCCCGTGTCATTCCGATCCCGTGTTCCCGACTGCCTATCTAAGGTTCTCTCCCTCCTCCCCGGCGCCGATGTCCAGGACCTCCCCACACTCGCCTAtcagctcctcctcctcgcctccaaACCGCTCCACCCCCAGCTCGtcctcgccggcctcctccgctTCTTCGGCGGCCGCCACGGCGCCCGTGTGCGCGCCCCGCCGTCCATCGCACGGCAGGTCGAGGGCACCGTGCTGATGCACGTCGCCTTCGCGGTTAAGCAGGACCCTGCACTGGCAAGGGAGGTGGTAACCGCCGTCAAGGCCAATGCCGCGGGTGTGCTCAACGGATTCGCCGTGGCGGTACTGCTGTCCGTGGCACGCGTGCGGAGGTTCAATGACAGTGCTGTGGGCGTGCTCCGGGACGCTGCCACTACATCACGCCGGGATTATCGGACGTCGAG GCGCTGCAAGTGGTTGCCAGATCGCCTGAAAGAGGAAAGTGCGGAGGCTGCTCATTGTGTTGAGAAGGCACTACTGAAAGCA GTCGCTGAGAGCATTGGTGGGAGGGAGCATGTTGTTCCAAGCATTGTTCAGGTAGGTTTTCTCCTGTTAGAAGCCTCAAATGGTGATCCAGGGGACGAAGATGTTCCAGACGAAGGGGTTATGAGCACTGAAGAAATAGGTGTTAATATGCTCAAGTCGTTGTTTGAGACCCATGAAATGGCACGCACTGAG ATAATTGAACAATGCAAGTTCCGGATCCTCTCAGCAAAGCCCCAGCAAAGTGCACCAGTTCTTCG GTTGCTTGGATGCTTAGTTCGGAGTCATCCGTTTCCAATGCTAGAATACGTTGCACACCTGAAGGAGTTACTGGACTATTTTGCCTTCATGAATGACAGGATATCGACGGGTCTGATAAATTGCATCTTGCCACTCACTAAGTTCAGCCGTGATCTCAAG GATTACATAATATTGGTAGTAAGGAAGGCCATGTTCAAGCGGGAGGATGCTGTCCGGATTGCCGCTACAAATGCTATAGTTGAGCTGATTGTAACAGAGAGCGAGTATAGGAAAAACGAAGCTAATCCTTTTCAAGATTCATCAAGTCAACCGAGCTCTAGCCAGCAACCTGAAATACATCGAGTGGTTGGTGTGGAACTCTTTCAAGAATTAAGTGGATTGCTTCGCAGATGTCTTTCGCAGCAG GCTAGAGTCAAAACAGTCTTGTACGAGGGTCTCATTCGAATTGTTACCTCCGATCCAGATGTTGCAGACAATGTACTTGATTTCCTGTGGCCCCACTTCGTAAACTATTACATAGAG AATGCAGAATGCCCCCTTAAAATGGATTCATGCTTTAAAGTTGAGAATGCCAAAGTATGTATGGTGGAACCTTTGGATTGCCTACTGTCATGTGTCACGTGCATTCTTCGAGCTCAGCAAAATAGTAAATGTCACCGACCACGTGATGCATATTGGAAGTGTTTCGGTTTTGCTCCTTCCCAGGATAATGAG GTTGGAAGATCCTCATCAAGGGACTTGTTCATGAAAGGATTATCAAATATCCAGAAGTATTTGAGGAAATGCCTCACAGAAG ATCAACGAGGACAGACCCAAGAAGCTGGTTCTGCTTCTTCATCTTTGGAGATAGTCCAGTGTCATAATGTTTTTATGCCTGGAATCGTTGAGGTTTTTGTTGATTTTGCCGCTTCAAAACTAGCGGAAGCTGCTGATGAACCAAAGGAGAAGTTAGAAAAAGAAATACTGGAGCTCGTTGATGCTCACAGTGGCTTTGAGAGGAAAACAAGCAAGAGCAGGGAGAAAGTTGCACCAAGAAGAGGGGATTCAAGAGGTGCTACAGATAGGCAGACTAATGAACCTAAGGAAAATTCAAATGCTTCTTTGCTGAAATTACATGAAAAGAGGGGGGAATTTATGAATTCAAGTTTGTATGAGCTTGTAGTGATGTGTACCAAACAGTGCCATGCTGATAAATATGATAAAGGCAGCCAGCGTCCTAGCCAATCTAAATTGAATCAGAGCTCCAGTCTATTATCCTTTGTACTGAAAGCCTGCCTTGAGATGTTCAGATCACTTACAGCTAAGTCAAGTGGTCTGGCCATTGGAAATCTAAGAAGAACGCTGTATGAAGATGTAAAAAACTTCGCGCAGCCAATTGTGAAGCTCATATGGTGGTTTATGTTGGATTCAGAGCAAGAGAATGGTGGATTCAAAAAGAACACAACCCAAGGGAAGAGAACAGTTGAAAACAAAAAGGATCAGTTATATCTGGCATTGACATGCTTTAAAGAACTTTTTAAACTAAGTGTATCAGAAGACCGTTCTAGTGACATTATTGATCTTCTGATATCTTCGGCTCCTTCAAATATAGAGGATATGATGGAAGCTGACCAGCTTCATGACAATGACACTACTGTGACTGAGAATCCAGAAAAAAGAGGCGCTCATGTGTTTCTGAACATATTGAAGATGTTATATGCTAGAGCCCTTTCCCAATCCCTTTCACGTGAATCCGAG GCTGTATCTGAACTGATTTTTGGCATATCAAGGAAACTGCATCCTGATCAGAGGCATCTTGTGGGACATTGGGCTGCAGGCTTATGTCGAAAGAATACTGTCCAAAGCCCAACCACCGCACAAGAGATGGTAAAACTTGCTGTCCATCTTATGACAACTCCAGATGACATGATTCTTGTGCATGAGATGACAACAGAGTTGAAGAAGTTAATAGCCTCCGGAGACGAGGAGTCTGTAGATTCTTCCGAGGCATTTCTCATTGTCAATTGTAAAACAAAAAATTCACTTGTTGCTGTCTTCCTTCACATGGTTGAGTCATCTCTTATTGAACTGGAATGGGGTCTTGGTAAGCTTAAGGCAATGCTCACATTAGGTTATGGCTCTTCTAATGTTGACGAGGACCAGCCAGCAGATGAAAGGATGCAAAGAATGTTTCTGGAGGAAGCATTCTACTCAAGATCAACATCAGTAGTTCATGTCCTTTCGTCTTTCACACATATGAGCCTTAAGG ATTCTCAGGCAGAGCAGTTTCTGAAACTGACTGCAAAGTTCTACAAGCTCTTGGCTCGCATCTCAAAGTCTCAGATTGCACCTAAGGGCTACAAGCAGTTCATACCAGGTCTCAAATTTCAGAAAATGGCGGAAGTAACTTGCAGGATGCTTACTGCTCCACTTTACAATTTTGTCTTTACACTTCAAGAG AGTGAGCAACCACACAAAAAAAGAATCCTCGCGAAGATTAAAAGGGAGAGCAAATGCATTCCTGATCTTATTTTCCAGGTGGAGGATTATGAGAAGTACCTAATCCAGTTAAGCAAACTCACAAAGGTGAACCTTTTGAGGCATGCCAAGCGTAGCGTAGCAAGAGATTTTCGGATACAACCAAAGGAGAAAGCTGCAGAAGAAGAACGTGAAGGGGATTCTCCTCCAGCGAGTGCTGCATCACCTGAGAGTGACCCTGAGGAGGATGCAGAAGGTCCAGATGTTCCCGCTGATGAAAACCTGCAGGCAAGTGCACAACATGATGACGCCGTCCAAGATTCTGAATCCGACGGAGAAGAGGAGGAAGTATTAGCACACAGGAAGAGAGCTAATGCAAACCAAATTGTCCAAGATTCTGAATctgatggagaagaggaggaagtaTTAGCACGCAGGAAGAGAGGTAAGACAAGCCAGATGGTCCAAGATTCTGAGTctgatggagaagaggaggaaatGTTAGCACGGAGGAAGAGAGCCAAGACAAACCAAATCATCCAAGATTCTGAATCTGATGAAGATGCTGAAGGCGAGTGA